One genomic region from Reichenbachiella ulvae encodes:
- a CDS encoding alpha/beta hydrolase: MTKFLFFTLCFLLTVSTCFSQEIIPLWPEGIPNDQETNETETRENGDIVWIEKVQKPTLEIYLPTKKNATGRAVVICPGGGYRGLAYDWEGTDIAKYLNSKGIAAFVLKYRLPKSKDVISGYNAPLHDAQRAIRLVRQNAEKWNVSKDQIGVMGFSAGGHLASTLGTHYDQGEKSNTVDSLSARPDFMVLIYPVITMKAPTTHGGSRNNLIGEKPKQEFIDLYSNELYVNKNTPPTFILHSSDDKSVPVENSILFYQALQREGVYSEIHIYPTGGHGFSLAIGQGHLQSWVERLWDWMDSLE; the protein is encoded by the coding sequence ATGACTAAATTTCTATTCTTTACCCTTTGTTTTTTATTGACTGTAAGTACTTGTTTTAGTCAAGAAATCATACCTCTCTGGCCTGAAGGGATCCCGAACGATCAGGAAACTAATGAAACTGAAACACGAGAAAATGGCGATATAGTATGGATTGAGAAGGTTCAGAAGCCCACTCTTGAAATCTATCTGCCAACAAAAAAAAATGCCACAGGAAGGGCAGTGGTGATATGTCCAGGAGGTGGGTATCGCGGTTTGGCCTATGATTGGGAAGGGACGGACATCGCAAAATATTTGAATTCTAAAGGGATTGCGGCGTTTGTTTTAAAATACAGATTGCCAAAATCAAAGGATGTGATTTCGGGATACAATGCGCCATTGCATGATGCGCAAAGAGCGATAAGGCTGGTGAGGCAAAACGCTGAAAAATGGAATGTATCCAAAGACCAAATCGGAGTTATGGGGTTTTCTGCAGGTGGTCATCTCGCTTCCACTTTGGGGACTCATTACGATCAAGGTGAAAAATCGAATACGGTAGATTCACTGAGTGCACGTCCAGATTTTATGGTCTTGATATACCCAGTGATCACGATGAAAGCCCCCACTACTCACGGAGGTTCAAGAAACAACTTGATAGGTGAAAAACCGAAGCAGGAGTTTATTGATTTATACTCTAATGAGTTATATGTGAATAAAAATACTCCTCCTACTTTTATCCTTCATTCCTCTGATGATAAATCTGTGCCTGTAGAGAATAGCATACTATTTTATCAGGCCTTGCAGAGGGAAGGGGTTTATTCAGAAATACATATTTACCCAACAGGAGGGCATGGGTTTTCGCTAGCCATAGGACAAGGTCATTTGCAATCATGGGTTGAGCGGCTTTGGGATTGGATGGATAGTTTGGAATAA